ttgaaatttttacctggcatctctggtcatcgACTCAACAGTCAGTTCTCTGCTAAGTATTGAGAAAGCCATCACGTAGATTTCAGTGGCGACgagaaaaagtaattttttaataaaatccgGGGGGAGTTTTTACCCGGTAGTGAGTAAGCGAAAAAGATATATAAAATCCGGGGGTATAATTTTGCCCGGTAGTGCGCTGGTGATAAAATAGTGTTTAAAACGCTTGGTGTGCTGTGTTACGTATTTATCTGCATGCATTGAATTTGCAGTACCAATTTAGATCAATCCGTCACTATACCCACTTTACCTATTGTGATAAGTTTATAGTAGTAGTGATCCATGAGGATCACGCCAGCCTCGCTCAGACAGAGCAATTAATCGAGTCAGTAGAGTATCAACCACCGATCGGTGAAAATATATGCATCATACAGTCCACAATACGAAGTGTTTTCTAGTTAATATCTAAATtagtatttccgatagcttcccATTCTGTGATTCGCGAGTGCAGTGCTGACCAGAACCAATTTGCGTAAACATTTTctggtccttcgagccggataGGCAAACCGCGAAAGTGCGTCGGATAACACGTGGTTCGATGTGATACTCAGTGTCAGCCATTGCTGTAATGTTCAGAAGTTATAAGTTTATTTGTTCATGATAAATTCATGTGTGGCGAATTATTGTTCCCGGCCGAATCACTGTAGCAAACGTCAACGATATCAGCTACCGAGCAGTCACCTGGATAGTTTCATCGGATGCTGGACCAGATAAGtagcaagtgtgtgtgtgtgtgtgagtgagtgGTTGAGGTGGCATTGTCTAGCGTGATTGAATGCGATAAAGCATTAGTTGAATGGTAGTGCAATTACTTTACTCATAACGAGGCACTACGAATGCGAGACATCATTTGTTCACACATACTGAtatattaaaatataaacaTATATACAATTTGATTTCTCCGGTTGATAATCTTTGGCATTTGCGATCTGTTATTTGAATTTCGGGATAAAAAAATTCTATTAAACCCATCAGTCAAACCAGTCAATTTGTCGCGTTGCTTGAGGTCTCGGGAGTGAGTCACAGTGTCTAAGTGGTTCAGTGATAGTTTCATATATACAAGATGCCAGATCTAAGACAGTTGACGAAACAGGAACGGCAGATAAAATTATCGTTGGAAAACATAaaggagtttgtagaaaactacCAAGAAGAACGTGATAAAGGCATAGTGGAATTACGATTAATGCAGTTAGAAGATCTATATATTAAATTCTGCGATGTCAGAGTGAAAATAGAAGTAATTCTGGATGAATGTGCGGAAGGTGAAAAGGCCGATAGCGATGAAGACGTCGCAGGCGCAGCTGCGATTATGACACGTGCGGTGCATGACGAAGGTTCGAGAGTATTtaaagaattcgaaaattgttaCTTTTATCTCAAAAATGCTCTTACTAGCAAGTGTACGAAGAACGCTAGATCAACTACTGATAATCAATTATTCGCTACTGGTTCAGTTCAAGTGTCCCGCACCAAATATCCGGAGCTGAAGCTTCCGACGTTCTCAGGAAAACTGCATGAATGGATCAATTTTCGTGATAATTTCAAGTCCTTGATTCATGACAACGGAGATCTGTCCACAATAGATAAATTCAATTACTTGCGAGCGTCCTTGAGGGATGAAGCTCTTTCCCAGATCAATCAAGTGCAGGTTACTGCTGCGAACTATCACATTGCCTGGACCTTACTTGAGACGAAGTACGAAAACCACAAGTTAATAGCTCAGGAACATCTGAAGGCATTATTCATGGTTCCAGTTATGAGATCGGAATCGTTCGAAGCGTTGAATGCAGTACTAATGGCGTTTAAAATCAACCTTCAACAACTGGAAAAACTTGGTGAGAACACAGATGGTTGGAGCACTCTTCTGGCATTTATGATGTCACAAAAATTGGACATCGATACCCTACGCCATTGGGAAACTCATCATAGTTCGAAGGATGTACCGAAGTATGCAGCGTTAGTGGCATTTCTGGAAAAACACTGTTCTATCTTGCAATCTACTTCGTCACGCAGAGGTATAGAGTACAAGCGTCCGTTTAAAGGCCCCGCGGTTCACACAGTAGTTACTACTGGTAATTGCGCAATCTGCAACGGTGGATCTCATTCGTTAGAACAGTGTCGACGTTTTGGTAAAATGAGGGTGATTGACAGAAGAGCTGCCATTCGTAGACTAGGATTATGCATCAATTGTCTACTCCCCGGACATTTTGTAGCAGAATGTAACAGGAACCCTTGCAATAAGTGTGGTCAACATCACCACCAGTTATTGCATCCAGTGATATCCAATCAGCTTAGTGGTACAACTAATCAGGTACAAGGTCAAGGTCAAGACCATGCAAGAAGACCTCAAGCCGCGAATTCACAACAGCAATCACAGTCACAGTCGCACAGACCTGCCCAATCCCGGACGAATAACAGTCAAgcaaatccacaccaaacatctGCTCAAAACAATGTCTCGCAATCCACACGACAGCCACCTCCCACTAATACACCTGTCACATCACTACACACTGCTACATCACATAACTCTGAACAACGTCGAAACACTACTCTTCTTTCTACTGCTATCATTAAGTTGGGTGACCGATCAGGAAATACGATCTTCGTTCGAGCACTACTAGACAATGGTTCACAGATTTGCATGATCACTGAGAATGTTTCACAGAAGCTCAAGTTCAAACGCCTTCGTGAAAATTTGCCGGTTAAGGGAATTGGAAACTCAATGACCGTTTCTAAGCAGGCGGTTCTGGCAAAGGTTTTGTCGCATTGTTCATCATACGAAACACATGAGATGAAATTTTACGCGGTGCCTCAAATTACACTGAAGTTACCACAACATAGTCTTGATATCAGTACTTGGAAAATGCCGTCAGGAATTCATCTAGCAGATCCAAGGTTTTTTCGAGACCGAAGCGGTTGACGTGATATTGGGTGTATCAATCTTCTATGAGCTATTACGAAACGAACAATTGAAACTTCATGAAGCAGGAGCAATCCTTCGTAACACCGAGCTTGGTTGGATTGTAGCAGGCGAGATTAGCGAGTCACCAGTTAGTTCGTTCAACGTAGTTGTAGCAATGTCGATAACAACTGATGAAGTTTATGAACAGTTATCGAGATTCTGGGAATTGGAATCATGTCATACAAGAAGCTGTCTGTCCATCGAAGAATCAATGTGTGAATCAATCTTTGAGCGAACGACGTCAAGAGACAGTGATGGAAGATTTCGTGTTGCACTTCCAAAGAAGGATTTCATGATAGAAAAACTAGGTGAATCAAAACCCATTGCTACCAAACGTTTCCTGGCTCTCGAGAAACGATTGAACGCGAATTTGGAAATAAAGGCTCTTTACACCGAATTCATCCATGAATATATATTGATGCGTCACATGAAACAAATTCATGACACTGATAGCGAACAGAAACCATCATATTATATGCCACATCACGCAGTCATGAAACCTGACAGCACCACAACAAAACTGAGAGTGGTATTCGATGGTTCGTGTGCAACAGACACGGGAGTATCACTGAATGACACGCTTATGGTAGGACCAATAGTGCAGGAAGATCTGATCTCTATCTTACTTCGTTTCCGACTCTACAAATTCGCAATCATAGGTGATGTAGAGAAAATGTACCGCATGATTAATGTCCACACTCAAGATCAGCCGCTGCAAAGAATTCTTTGGAGAGAGAGTCCTGACGATCCTCTTCGTACTTATCAACTAACTACTGTAACATACGGAACATCATCCGCACCATACTTAGCCACAAGGTGTCTTAACAAGTGTGCAGAAGATGGAGAAAGATTGCATCCAGTCGCCGCCAACGTCATCAGGAAACATTTTTATGTAGATGACATGCTCACTGGAGCCCACACCGTTGAGGAAGGTGTCAAATTGTGCAAtgaagttttgacacttcttgGATCAGCTGGATTTAATCTCAGAAAGTTGAATTCTAACGAATCTCGGATACTGAAAGGAATCCCATCGTACCTTCGAGATGAGCGCGAAATCCTAGATATAGACACTACATCAACTGTAAAAACTCTGGGCCTTATCTGGGAACCATCTTCGGATATGTTCTGGTTTAAGTTGCCTCGTTGGAACCCAACCACTCCCATTACTCATCGCGTAGTATTATCAGATGTGGGTCGACTTTTCGATCCCTACGGACTGGCAGGGCCAGTAATCGTCCGAGCAAAAATGATTCTCCAAGAGCTTTGGAAAGGAAAGTATTCTTGGGATGAACCATTAAGTCAGGAATTACAGTTACAGTGGCTAGCGTTCAGAAGCGATCTAGACAGACTTAGTTCAATCTCCGTACCTCGCTGGATTGCATTTGACAACAATGTGATTACATGCGAACTTCACGGATTTTGCGATGCTTCGGAAAAGGCATACGGCGCAGCATTGTATTTACGATCCATTACACAGAATGGCCATGtcacagtgcgattagtaatgGCAAAATCTCGAATCGCGCCGTTAGAGGACCTTAGTAAACGGAAGAGGAAGCTGTCTATACCAAGATTGGAGTTATCATCTGCCTTACTACTTGCACATTTATACGAGACAGTCTCAAAGAGTATTCAAATTCCGGCAAAGGCATATTTCTGGACTGACTCAACCATTGTAAAATGTTGGTTATCGTCACATCCTTCCAGATGGCAACAATTTGTGGCAAATAGGGTATCAGAAATACAGCACATCACTCGAGGTGGTATATGGAGTCACGTGGCTGGTATAAACAACCCAGCTGACATCATCTCAAGAGGAGCAACACCAGCTGAGCTTGCTGAACGCAAGGAGTGGTGGATCGGAGCTGACTTTCTTCAGGACAATTCGTGCTGGCCTCAGACCACCGAAATTCTGGAACAACAGTTTGATTCTGTACTACTGGAAGAAAGGCCCTTAGTGACAGCAGTATTGCAAATATTTCCTCCGAACGAAATATTCTCACTGCACTCGTCGCTGCTGAAGTTGATGCGACTAACTGCCTGGATATCTCGATTCGCTCACAACTGTAAACAAATTAATAAGGCACTAGTAAGAACGGGAATGTTAACTGCAAGAGAACATGCAATCGCTTTGAATACATTAGTCAAGATTGCCCAATCCGAAAGTTTTCCGGTAGAAATAGCTGATCTTGCAGCGTCTGGACAGGTTAAGGCCACTTCAAGACTCAATTCCAAGGATCCCTTTCTGGAAGAAGGCTTGATTCGTGTTGGCGGTCGATTGAGGAATGCTAATGCATTATATGGAAGAAAGCATCCAGTGATATTAGACAGCAAACACCCACTAACAAAGCTCATTATGACAGATTATCATCACCGACTTCTTCACGGAGGACCGCAACTTATGCTTTCTTGCATGAAAGATCGATTCTGGCCGCTGTATGGGAGAAATCTGGCAAGGAAGGTGGTGCATGAGTGTGTACCATGCTTCAGAGCAAAACCAAGCGTTCACGAACAGCTAATGGGAGATTTACCCGCGGAGCGAGTAACTCCAGCCCCAGCATTTTTGCGTGTTGGAATCGATTACTGCGGACCATTTAATATTCGGAATTCACAGCGGAAAGGTGTTCCATTGAAATGCTACATTTGCCTTTTCGTGTGTCTTGTTGTCAAGGCTGTCCACGTAGAAATCGTATTCGACCTAACGACTGAAGCATTCATAGCTGCGCTCAAAAGATTTGTTGCTCGACGAGGAAAACCGGAGATTATCATTTGTGACAACGCAGCTAATTTCGTAGGAGCTCGAAGGGAGTTGTGCGAACTGCATCGACTGTTTCGTGAAGAGCAATGCAGGAATTCCATAATAACAGAAGCAGCTAAGGAGGCGATAGAGTTCAAATTCATTCCTGCGAAATCGCCAAACTTTGGTGGATTATGGGAGGCTGCTGTCAAATCTCTCAAAGGACATATGAGGAAAGTAATTGGTAACAGCATTCTACGAGCCGATGAGTTTCAAACAGTTGTCACTCAAATAGAGGCATGCCTGAACTCAAGACCAATTACTCAGATGAGCAACGATCACCGCGATTTGGAGGCCCTAACGCCTGGGCACTTCTTAATTCAAAGATCGCTCACCGCGATTCCGGAACCAAATTTAACTGAGATTCCGGATAACCGATTAAGTAAATGGCAAAGACTTCAACAATTCACTCAAACTATTTGGAAGCGATGGTCAACGGATTATTTATCGGACCTCCAAAATCGAAATAAGTGGAGCAGAAGGAAAAATAATCTCCATATTGGAACCATGGTCTTAATCAAGGAGGAAAACTTACCTCCTCTTAAGTGGCAATTAGCTCGTGTAATAGAACTGCACCCTGGATCAGATAATATTACACGAGTCGTAACCGTCCGTACAAAATGTGGAACGTATCGTCGAGGAATTCAAAAAATCTGCATTCTTCCCATCAGTGATAATGGTCCACAATCCGTTAACAACGATCGCTTGTAAGCCCCCAATGGGGCACATGTGGCAACTAGCGGCAATACATAGCCGTTGATGCCAGGGGGCGAACCTCCAGTTAAGTTAAAATAAACATGCTCTATGAACGGACCTACTGTTACGCTCTCCTTCATTAGGCACCTCTTCGAACAATACTCACCAATTATGCTGCAGAAGTGCAATGTCAAGTATCATCGTATCGGATTGAAAAGATAAGAATAGCCCCCAATGGGGCAACTGTCGGCAGTGTGCGGTTCGATTACCGTACATGCTACGGGGGCTGACTGTTAAGTTACGTTACGTCCAATTATCGTTTCCTGGATCAATACTGCTCCCCCTTTTTCAACAGATTTCCTCCATTGCATGAACAGTTCGGTGACTCCGTAATATCTTCATCCCGTGTCAAGGTTCTCCACGAATTTTCTGGCACTATCGTCATAGGACAACGGCATCTTAGCAAAGGTATTTTATGCCCCCACGGGGCTAACTTGGCAACCGAATGGAATCTACGTCCATTATTTCGCCAGGGGGCGATCTTTAAGTTACGTGGTTTCTGAACAAAAATCGAGTTCAGGTTAAAGCCGTCTATTCTTCTACAGGTCCAAGGTGTAATTCCTATCAGCGGTCTATTGATGTTGGACAACACATGAACGCTTGACATCAGTGCACGGATTCATCGTCAAGTGCCTACAACATCACTGCTGAATCGGATTCATGGAAGACTGTGTAGTCGGGTTTCAATTTGGAATATGCATGACATACTAATCCCTAAAAAGGGAACAATCATCCAACTAAAGTGTTACGAATCCAAATCATAAGTATTGTATTGTTAAATTGCTGTTATGTTCACTTATCATCTGTTATATAGATTATCATCTGTTATGTTGAGGGTACTCAAGGCCGGCGGTATGTTACGTATTTATCTGCATGCATTGAATTTGCAGTACCAATTTAGATCAATCCGTCACTATACCCACTTTACCTATTGTGATAAGTTTATAGTAGTAGTGATCCATGAGGATCACGCCAGCCTCGCTCAGACAGAGCAATTAATCGAGTCAGTAGAGTATCAACCACCGATCGGTGAAAATATATGCATCATACAGTCCACAATACGAAGTGTTTTCTAGTTAATATCTAAATtagtatttccgatagcttcccATTCTGTGATTCGCGAGTGCAGTGCTGACCAGAACCAATTTGCGTAAACATGCTGGACATTTTGTTTGCAGGTGAGTCGGTGGCGTcggttttatttgcttcttttgTAAGCCATTTTGGATTCCATTATACCAGTTGGTAAATtatatttgaaatcaatttttttatttaaaatttttaatacaaaGAGGTAGTTTTTCTTTGTTCTGTTGAATTTTATAATATCGCTAAATTTGTTTGTGATATCTGTAAACGTATTTTATTCACAATTGTATCAAATTCAAAGAATTTATTGTTTGTTCTTTTGTCACCAGGCCGAGCGCGGAAATTTGGCCGCTGCGTTGCGGATTTGTCTGCGTGACCGGCATTGGAGGATTTTGAGCGAAAATATCTCTGGAAATATTCTGATTTTTGGATACTGGGAAAAACCGTTCCCAAAGCCAGATTTTGGATACACGACAATCTGCTTGTTGGTTGCTGCTGCTGCGGTGCCGTTTTCGCTGCTACCCCGAGctgagatattttttttgaggaaatttttttttgtctggatTGCGCAAAATTTTGTTTAAGATCTCGCTCGGTGGTCGTTTGGTGACAGCTCACAGGCATCAACTCCGTTTGGCGGAAGGAAAGCATCGGTCGAGAGCGTCAGTTATTTTTGGCGATTTTCCGCCAGTCCGTCTGAGCAAGCGAAGACGTGAGGATGACGATATCAACCAACACAACGCAAAGCAGCGCAACAAGCAAAATGATGAAGATTTTTATGGATTCGTTCATTTTTGATGGATTTGATTCGTCGGAGGAGATCATCGAAACTCGGAAATCACAAGTTCCAGTTGAGGTCGAACATGGCCAGCAGAAGAACTGCTTATCCAGTGATCAAAAATCATTGCCTAACATTAGGCGTTCGAGTAGATTAAAAGTTaagaaaaaagataaaaattttgtttaccAATGaattcatattatcaaattttgtatataaaatgAATTGTTTCATTATATAATGTACATAATGTATTAAAAGTTTAGGATTGTATTAATTAACTGAAGAGGGAAGAATTGTAGTAGTTCGTGATATGTAAATAGCACTCTTTCAGTCGGATTAAATGATATGGTAAAAAGATATAAACCTCGAATGAGTTGCCAGATTTcagtctcactcaattccgaatgatttccgaatcaaccggttgtcggcgaaccggttcattcggaatcggttgttgcactggagttggaattgattcggaatccattatgatttccacatgaaattccgaatgcaaatttctcgccgatccggatctgataatgtgggttatAGCTCGCTAAGCGGGCGACAATTTGCGGCGTTTTGTGATACAAAAAATGTCCAAAATGAGATATGAAATCAGCTCTTAGTTATATTTATTTGATGAAAATCAGTTCTGAGCTTAACCATAACTGCTCgttgaaatttcaaattcgtACATTTGAAAAGTGGACTGTTAATTATTAAAACACTTTGTACACGGAGCTCTTAAATTCTATAGAATAGCATTAATCCATACTTCAACGAATTTAATAACTAAAAATCATATTACTCTCAATTCAACTCAAGCCTGTGTGGCATCCATCGGTTCATCTTCCTCATCGTCCTGACTTTCGCCGTAGGCAATTGTATGTTGCGTAACGTAGCAGATCGACGGCTTCCCCAGCAACTTACAAATCGACTCAAGAATGTCCTTCTTGCTGAGTTCGTGCTGGGCTCGTACGCCCCAACTATAGACGAACCGATCCTCGTTCATTCCCTCTACCACCTGTTTGGTTCGGACGAGGTAGGCTTGCTTCGGAAACGTTTCCCCAATCAGCCTCCGGACGTTCCCGAAGAATGCATGATCCTCTTCGTCGTTGATGCTGAGTTTCCCCAGGAAATCCCACAGCCCTTGTTCCGGCACGCTTCCGTTCTTCATGAATATATATCCAAGCACTAAATAAAGCAGTGTGTATTTTCGTCGATAGTCTTCGTTTAAATCGAGAATCGAACCGCATGGCACATTGGAAACCAGTATGAATGTTTTATTCCGTTCCGTTTCAATCAGCTTGTAGCCATAGACCTACACAATTGAAAAGTATAATAAATTTTGTAATCGGATAAGTACTCAGATGCATACTTCACTCAATTCCGTCATGGCTGGTCCGATAACTTTCGAGAAGGCACGACTGTTACCTCCGAGTGCATTTTTCGCTAAATCAGCTTTCTTGATGAGATGCTTGTTAACCGAAAGGTTCAAAATGACCTTGACCATGTTAACTACTAGGTGATCCAATTCACTGTCGGGAGCGGGTGGATTTTGATTCGTCTGGTTGCCAGCCGACCCTTGAGTGGAATTGTGTTGACTCCCGCGTGCCGTACCTGCTTGGGAGGCAGACATCTGTGAAACTACTGTTGGTCGAGGCATAACTTTTGTATTCCAACAAATAATTCACTTTAATCACAATCATATAATGTTGCTTTTCCCGGCTATTTTTCGGTTTCAAGCATTCATGCTCGCTTTTCAGAAATCGtttacttttgtgttgattttttgaCTGTTGTGTTCAGcctcctgctatgacgtcatgaaactgtggccagcatcattctgcaaaaaccaaaacaatgaagaagaatggctaaccaaAAACTGGATATCACAAACTATTTGTTTCTTCAGTGCCTTTTAaagcacttccccgcaaattatcgatcagaatatcatcactacgataaggaaattaagattttactagaattgaaatgctcgaatgtttgtttaccgtactctgagcgctctgattgcccaccaaatgccccagatgttggctacgctagcacttgctggagcgccCTATCTTTGCCATCGGGCTGGTTGTGTTTGATTTCACTACTCGCATCCTTTGCGAAAGGCCTTTTACAATAAATGATACACGGAGccaaaagaaataaaatttataGAGAATTAGCCCGCATaccgttttggctacctgggcagccatggccactagaaggctaccaaaattgattcagttacggttgtcaaatccaatttgacaaaacaaagtcgcctgtatccaagttagccgagcgttttcatcttctcaccttcgctgaaaatgtcaaagatttcaatgtggaaaaatcctggtggatacggttgtatcgtttgagttgtattcctggcagcggtgaggcagccggtcaccagaatgtctgccagccatatttttccagctggcagcgtttagtcagtcgtctgacagccatgcgtatgcgggaggTTGCCTCCAACATTGTTTTATTAAATACACTCCTAAAAATCAACACGGTTTTAATATGTGTCTTTGTAAATTCGTTTCATGTTTGTGGGCACACTACGAAATCAATTACGCTTCATTTGTGCTTTAAAAAATTATGCATGAATATCGAGTATACGGCAGGGCTTgcatattgaagcaacgaatatgaacgaaagggtttcactatctgtgctattcacacacattcgtatgtcaggtagaattcacagcgcaacccaagccaggagagctgcttcgttcgttcattagttcatgaatatgcccgcttgctgagacctatgcttcatgaggttagcatttgatgaatggttctcatattgtagatgcctatgaggaaactagtttcataacttttagttccgatgaatattaatttaaagaacattgcttttagtgtttctaggatatgtacacagtgtaaactgccaagaaacaaatggatcgttttgaaaatgggctcaaatgcaaaatttctgctataaaatgtttaaagtctgtttgaaatgtgatcaaatttggtcttggaatgcgaacattatgttaaaaatgatttctgtaaacctactttttaaaaataaaccgtaaacattgcctatatgacgttgcttcgcgtcttgtagcacaccgtgaggcatggtcttctttctcgtacaatactaacgagagtgaacccttcatttcattacattgtcatggattgcttagttcatgtgttaactgagaatgagagcacagacaatttacttggcaaggggaattggtctgctcagtagcatatactctcacgcatccagtttctctctaatataggtctctcattcagctatgtcaagcaaagtgttcacagcagatattttttgttgcttcgttcgtttgaggattcacaatacaagccctggtaTACGGTCATATGACAAGGGCGAGTGTCAGTGTATTTCAATCTTATGTATGAGTATGTTGATTTCGAACATGAGACTAAAGTTTGTAACTTTATGACATAA
This genomic window from Malaya genurostris strain Urasoe2022 chromosome 1, Malgen_1.1, whole genome shotgun sequence contains:
- the LOC131425644 gene encoding non-structural maintenance of chromosomes element 3 homolog, translating into MPRPTVVSQMSASQAGTARGSQHNSTQGSAGNQTNQNPPAPDSELDHLVVNMVKVILNLSVNKHLIKKADLAKNALGGNSRAFSKVIGPAMTELSEVYGYKLIETERNKTFILVSNVPCGSILDLNEDYRRKYTLLYLVLGYIFMKNGSVPEQGLWDFLGKLSINDEEDHAFFGNVRRLIGETFPKQAYLVRTKQVVEGMNEDRFVYSWGVRAQHELSKKDILESICKLLGKPSICYVTQHTIAYGESQDDEEDEPMDATQA
- the LOC131427965 gene encoding uncharacterized protein LOC131427965 gives rise to the protein MPDLRQLTKQERQIKLSLENIKEFVENYQEERDKGIVELRLMQLEDLYIKFCDVRVKIEVILDECAEGEKADSDEDVAGAAAIMTRAVHDEGSRVFKEFENCYFYLKNALTSKCTKNARSTTDNQLFATGSVQVSRTKYPELKLPTFSGKLHEWINFRDNFKSLIHDNGDLSTIDKFNYLRASLRDEALSQINQVQVTAANYHIAWTLLETKYENHKLIAQEHLKALFMVPVMRSESFEALNAVLMAFKINLQQLEKLGENTDGWSTLLAFMMSQKLDIDTLRHWETHHSSKDVPKYAALVAFLEKHCSILQSTSSRRGIEYKRPFKGPAVHTVVTTGNCAICNGGSHSLEQCRRFGKMRVIDRRAAIRRLGLCINCLLPGHFVAECNRNPCNKCGQHHHQLLHPVISNQLSGTTNQVQGQGQDHARRPQAANSQQQSQSQSHRPAQSRTNNSQANPHQTSAQNNVSQSTRQPPPTNTPVTSLHTATSHNSEQRRNTTLLSTAIIKLGDRSGNTIFVRALLDNGSQICMITENVSQKLKFKRLRENLPVKGIGNSMTVSKQAVLAKVLSHCSSYETHEMKFYAVPQITLKLPQHSLDISTWKMPSGIHLADPRFFRDRSG
- the LOC131425643 gene encoding uncharacterized protein LOC131425643 translates to MYRMINVHTQDQPLQRILWRESPDDPLRTYQLTTVTYGTSSAPYLATRCLNKCAEDGERLHPVAANVIRKHFYVDDMLTGAHTVEEGVKLCNEVLTLLGSAGFNLRKLNSNESRILKGIPSYLRDEREILDIDTTSTVKTLGLIWEPSSDMFWFKLPRWNPTTPITHRVVLSDVGRLFDPYGLAGPVIVRAKMILQELWKGKYSWDEPLSQELQLQWLAFRSDLDRLSSISVPRWIAFDNNVITCELHGFCDASEKAYGAALYLRSITQNGHVTVRLVMAKSRIAPLEDLSKRKRKLSIPRLELSSALLLAHLYETVSKSIQIPAKAYFWTDSTIVKCWLSSHPSRWQQFVANRVSEIQHITRGGIWSHVAGINNPADIISRGATPAELAERKEWWIGADFLQDNSCWPQTTEILEQQFDSVLLEERPLVTAVLQIFPPNEIFSLHSSLLKLMRLTAWISRFAHNCKQINKALVRTGMLTAREHAIALNTLVKIAQSESFPVEIADLAASGQVKATSRLNSKDPFLEEGLIRVGGRLRNANALYGRKHPVILDSKHPLTKLIMTDYHHRLLHGGPQLMLSCMKDRFWPLYGRNLARKVVHECVPCFRAKPSVHEQLMGDLPAERVTPAPAFLRVGIDYCGPFNIRNSQRKGVPLKCYICLFVCLVVKAVHVEIVFDLTTEAFIAALKRFVARRGKPEIIICDNAANFVGARRELCELHRLFREEQCRNSIITEAAKEAIEFKFIPAKSPNFGGLWEAAVKSLKGHMRKVIGNSILRADEFQTVVTQIEACLNSRPITQMSNDHRDLEALTPGHFLIQRSLTAIPEPNLTEIPDNRLSKWQRLQQFTQTIWKRWSTDYLSDLQNRNKWSRRKNNLHIGTMVLIKEENLPPLKWQLARVIELHPGSDNITRVVTVRTKCGTYRRGIQKICILPISDNGPQSVNNDRL